Proteins from one Lachnospiraceae bacterium KGMB03038 genomic window:
- the pheA gene encoding prephenate dehydratase, with translation MASLGELREQLDLVDDQIVKLYEERMRICREVGEYKINSGTKVFDRQREKEKLADVAGKTATEFNKKGIQELYQQLMSMSRKLQYQQLVQAGALGRLPFIQIDSLDKEGARIVFQGTEGAYSQAAMQAYFGPECNSFHVRTFRDAMNAIEEGAADYAVLPIENSTAGAVAEMYDLLVEFENYIVGETIIPITHTLAGLPGASLQNIKRVYSKAEALMQTSRFLDEHSDWQQISVSNTAIAAQKILEDADTSQAAVCSAYAAKIHGLAVLEDAINDDKNNSTRFIVVTNQKVFLKEARKISLCLELPHESGSLYHLLSHFIYNDLNMTKIESRPIEGRSWEYRFFIDFEGNLGEAAVKNALRGLREESRSLKILGNY, from the coding sequence ATGGCATCATTAGGAGAATTAAGAGAACAATTAGACCTTGTAGACGATCAGATCGTAAAGCTCTATGAAGAGCGGATGCGGATCTGCCGGGAAGTGGGAGAATATAAGATCAACAGCGGAACCAAGGTGTTTGACCGTCAAAGAGAGAAGGAAAAGCTGGCAGACGTGGCAGGGAAGACTGCCACAGAGTTTAATAAAAAGGGGATCCAGGAATTGTACCAGCAATTGATGTCCATGAGCCGCAAGCTGCAGTACCAGCAGCTGGTTCAGGCTGGGGCCCTGGGAAGGCTTCCCTTTATCCAGATCGACTCTTTGGATAAAGAAGGCGCAAGGATTGTATTCCAGGGGACGGAAGGGGCCTACAGCCAGGCCGCTATGCAGGCTTATTTCGGCCCAGAATGCAACAGTTTCCATGTCAGGACCTTCCGGGATGCCATGAACGCGATCGAAGAAGGAGCGGCCGATTACGCGGTGCTTCCCATTGAGAATTCCACCGCGGGAGCGGTGGCGGAGATGTATGATCTGCTGGTAGAGTTTGAAAATTATATTGTGGGAGAGACCATTATCCCGATCACCCATACGCTGGCCGGACTTCCGGGGGCAAGCCTGCAGAATATCAAGAGAGTGTATTCCAAGGCGGAGGCATTGATGCAGACATCCAGATTTCTGGACGAACACAGCGATTGGCAGCAGATCAGCGTATCCAATACAGCCATTGCCGCCCAGAAGATCTTGGAAGACGCAGATACGAGCCAGGCGGCGGTGTGCAGCGCTTACGCGGCCAAGATCCATGGTCTTGCCGTGTTGGAAGACGCGATCAATGACGATAAAAATAATTCTACCCGGTTTATTGTAGTCACCAACCAGAAAGTTTTCTTAAAGGAAGCCCGCAAGATCAGCCTGTGTCTGGAACTGCCCCATGAGAGCGGCTCCTTGTACCACCTGCTGTCTCATTTTATTTATAACGACCTGAATATGACCAAGATCGAGTCTAGGCCGATTGAGGGCAGAAGCTGGGAATATCGGTTTTTCATAGATTTTGAAGGGAACCTGGGAGAGGCGGCGGTGAAAAATGCTCTCCGGGGATTGCGGGAAGAGAGCCGAAGTTTAAAGATACTGGGGAACTATTAA
- the pyrB gene encoding aspartate carbamoyltransferase has protein sequence MRHLMSPLDFSVEELDQLMDLASDIEANPGKYAHACDGKKLATLFYEPSTRTRLSHEAAMLNLGGNVLGFSTADSSSAAKGESVADTIRTISCYADICAMRHYKEGAPMVAAKHSRIPVINAGDGGHQHPTQTLTDLLTIRSLKGRLENMTIGLCGDLKFGRTVHSLIHALVRYPGIRFVLISPEELRLPSYIRSDVLDQKNIPYEEVVRLEDALPNLDLLYMTRVQKERFFNEEDYVRMKDFYILDRKKMKLAPENMYVLHPLPRVNEISVEVDDDPRAAYFKQAQYGVYIRMALILTLLEIEV, from the coding sequence ATGAGACACTTAATGAGTCCACTGGATTTTTCCGTGGAAGAATTAGACCAATTGATGGATCTGGCATCCGACATTGAGGCAAATCCAGGGAAATACGCCCACGCCTGCGATGGGAAGAAGCTGGCCACCCTTTTTTATGAGCCAAGCACCAGAACTCGGCTCAGCCATGAGGCGGCTATGCTCAATCTGGGAGGAAATGTACTCGGATTTTCTACCGCCGACTCCAGTTCCGCCGCCAAAGGGGAGAGCGTCGCCGACACCATCCGCACCATTTCCTGCTACGCGGACATCTGCGCTATGCGGCATTATAAAGAAGGCGCGCCTATGGTTGCCGCCAAACATTCCAGGATTCCGGTCATCAACGCCGGGGATGGAGGCCACCAGCACCCCACCCAGACCCTGACCGATCTTCTGACCATCCGATCTTTAAAAGGCCGGCTGGAAAACATGACCATCGGTCTGTGCGGAGACCTAAAATTTGGCCGTACCGTCCATTCTTTGATCCACGCTCTGGTCCGCTATCCGGGGATTCGTTTCGTGCTGATCTCGCCAGAGGAGCTGCGTCTCCCAAGTTATATCCGCTCCGATGTGCTGGATCAGAAGAATATCCCTTATGAAGAAGTAGTCCGGCTTGAAGACGCGCTTCCGAATCTGGATCTGCTCTACATGACCCGCGTGCAGAAAGAGCGTTTCTTCAACGAAGAAGATTATGTGCGTATGAAGGATTTCTATATTTTAGACCGGAAGAAAATGAAGCTTGCTCCTGAGAATATGTATGTTCTCCATCCTCTGCCAAGGGTCAACGAGATATCCGTAGAGGTAGACGATGATCCAAGAGCCGCTTATTTCAAACAGGCCCAATATGGTGTCTACATAAGAATGGCGCTGATCCTGACACTGTTAGAGATTGAAGTATAA
- a CDS encoding aspartate carbamoyltransferase regulatory subunit, which translates to MVKNTLTVGRIEEGFVLDHIQAGRSMDIYKYLHLDKLDCCVAIIKNARSSKMGRKDIMKIECPIDFMDLDILGFIDHDITVNIVKDSKIVEKKCLHLPKEITNVIRCKNPRCITSIEQGLDHVFVLTDPENEVYRCKYCEEKYHRR; encoded by the coding sequence ATGGTAAAGAATACATTGACCGTTGGACGTATTGAAGAGGGGTTTGTACTGGATCACATTCAGGCCGGACGAAGCATGGATATCTATAAATACCTCCATCTGGATAAACTGGACTGCTGTGTGGCTATCATCAAGAACGCCCGGAGCAGTAAAATGGGACGGAAGGATATTATGAAGATTGAATGTCCCATTGATTTTATGGATCTGGATATCCTTGGTTTTATCGATCACGATATCACGGTAAATATTGTCAAGGACAGTAAGATCGTAGAGAAAAAATGTCTCCATCTTCCCAAAGAGATCACCAATGTGATCCGCTGCAAGAACCCCCGGTGTATCACTTCCATCGAGCAGGGCCTGGACCATGTCTTTGTACTGACAGATCCGGAGAATGAAGTCTATCGCTGCAAATACTGCGAAGAAAAATACCACAGAAGATAA
- a CDS encoding LysR family transcriptional regulator yields the protein MELKYLNTFRTVVETGSFRAAAEKLNYTQSAITFQMGQLERELSVKLFEKSGRNMVLTQAGELLVPYVDEVFQSVEKLRYFENDLADCQGSIHIGVGETLLCYKIPTALKKFCQQAPKAKIYLRSMNCYDIRNELLRGSLDLGIFYEDIGGFGSGLITYPIGAFPLVLVASPETRRRFPDFVTPDQTLSVPLVINEPTCVFRQIFEEYLRKKSITLDHTIEMWSIPTIKNLVKSDVGISYLPEFTVREELEAGELEEIPTEISHNRITAVCAHNKNKWISPLMRLMIGLSSSIA from the coding sequence ATGGAATTAAAGTATCTGAATACATTCCGCACGGTGGTGGAGACGGGAAGTTTTAGAGCTGCCGCGGAAAAGCTGAATTATACCCAATCGGCCATCACTTTCCAGATGGGTCAGTTGGAGCGGGAATTATCTGTGAAATTGTTCGAGAAATCCGGGAGAAACATGGTCCTGACCCAGGCTGGAGAACTGTTGGTCCCTTATGTGGATGAGGTGTTTCAGTCGGTAGAAAAACTGCGGTATTTTGAAAATGATCTGGCCGATTGCCAGGGGAGCATCCATATTGGAGTAGGAGAGACGCTGCTGTGTTACAAGATTCCCACCGCGCTGAAAAAGTTCTGTCAGCAGGCGCCAAAGGCCAAGATCTATCTGCGCTCCATGAACTGTTACGATATCCGGAATGAATTGCTGCGGGGAAGTTTGGATCTGGGGATTTTCTATGAAGACATCGGCGGCTTCGGTTCCGGTCTGATCACCTACCCGATCGGCGCCTTCCCGCTGGTACTGGTGGCCTCGCCGGAGACCAGGCGCAGGTTCCCGGATTTTGTGACGCCGGATCAGACGCTTTCGGTCCCTTTGGTCATTAACGAGCCAACATGCGTATTTCGGCAGATCTTTGAAGAGTATTTAAGGAAAAAGTCTATTACCCTGGATCATACGATTGAGATGTGGAGTATTCCCACGATCAAGAATCTGGTAAAAAGCGATGTGGGGATCTCGTACCTTCCTGAATTCACGGTGCGGGAAGAGTTAGAAGCAGGTGAGTTGGAGGAAATCCCCACAGAGATCTCGCACAACAGGATCACAGCCGTATGCGCCCATAATAAGAATAAGTGGATCAGTCCCCTAATGCGTCTGATGATCGGGCTTTCCAGCTCGATCGCGTAA
- a CDS encoding GNAT family N-acetyltransferase, whose amino-acid sequence MGRNFQKEQGFTQWTEDYPNPDTIRDDIEAQKGYVIKADGRIAGYMCVDFDGEPAYNNIEGEWHTKAPYAVVHRRAFHGDFRGRGMADVAFRLIEKLCLDNQIASIRVDTDFPNKRMQHILEKNGFVKRGVIVFQGSGKLAYDKALE is encoded by the coding sequence ATGGGGCGAAATTTTCAGAAAGAACAGGGATTCACACAATGGACCGAAGACTATCCTAATCCGGATACGATCCGGGATGATATTGAGGCACAAAAAGGGTATGTGATCAAAGCGGACGGCCGGATCGCCGGCTACATGTGTGTCGATTTTGACGGGGAACCTGCTTATAATAATATCGAAGGAGAATGGCACACGAAAGCCCCCTATGCCGTCGTACACCGGAGGGCATTCCATGGAGATTTCAGAGGGAGGGGTATGGCTGATGTCGCTTTCCGCCTGATCGAGAAACTTTGCCTTGACAATCAGATCGCAAGCATCCGGGTTGACACAGATTTTCCAAACAAACGGATGCAGCATATTTTAGAAAAAAACGGATTTGTCAAACGTGGAGTGATCGTTTTCCAGGGAAGCGGAAAACTAGCCTATGATAAAGCATTAGAATAA
- the rnhA gene encoding ribonuclease HI has product MHVDIYTDGAARGNPDGPGGYGTVLEYRDSKGELHTKEISQGYQKTTNNRMELMAAIAGLEALNRPCQVDLYSDSKYLVDAFNQNWIQGWIKKGWKRGKNEPVKNIDLWKRLLKAKESHQVTFIWVKGHDGHPQNERCDELATTAADGEELIEDVVK; this is encoded by the coding sequence ATGCACGTAGACATTTATACAGACGGGGCGGCCAGGGGAAATCCAGATGGCCCCGGAGGATATGGAACCGTTCTGGAATACCGGGATTCTAAGGGAGAGCTCCATACCAAGGAAATTTCTCAGGGTTACCAAAAGACCACCAATAACCGGATGGAGCTGATGGCGGCCATTGCCGGACTGGAAGCCTTAAATCGGCCCTGCCAGGTAGATCTCTATTCCGATTCCAAGTATTTGGTAGACGCCTTTAATCAGAATTGGATCCAGGGATGGATCAAGAAAGGCTGGAAAAGAGGGAAAAACGAACCGGTCAAAAATATCGATCTCTGGAAACGTCTTTTGAAAGCCAAAGAGTCCCATCAGGTGACCTTTATCTGGGTCAAAGGGCACGACGGCCATCCGCAGAATGAGCGCTGCGATGAGCTGGCGACGACCGCGGCGGATGGAGAGGAGCTGATTGAGGACGTAGTAAAATGA
- a CDS encoding MBL fold metallo-hydrolase has translation MKVTYLGHSGFAVDLGRNMLVFDYYKGELPAKAVDRKLYIFSSHVHYDHFQRKIFDWAKDYDVTYILSDDIRSSVEKGQALEGKVHYIGPRQTLQADEIFVQTLRSTDEGVAFLVNAEGKTLYHGGDLNWWHWEEESRAFNEMMKRNYQYEIRKIEGTRIDAAFVPLDPRQEEQYYWGMDYFMRHTDTKVVFPMHMWGRFEVYDWLMENPEAAGYKDKVMQITQTPQEFEL, from the coding sequence ATGAAGGTGACTTACTTGGGGCACAGTGGATTCGCTGTGGATCTGGGGAGAAACATGCTGGTCTTTGATTATTACAAAGGGGAGCTTCCTGCCAAGGCAGTTGACAGGAAGCTTTATATATTTTCCAGCCATGTACATTATGACCATTTTCAGAGGAAGATCTTTGACTGGGCGAAAGACTATGATGTGACTTATATTTTATCCGATGATATCAGATCGTCGGTGGAAAAAGGACAGGCGTTGGAGGGAAAAGTGCATTATATCGGCCCTAGGCAGACGCTCCAAGCGGACGAGATCTTCGTTCAAACGCTGCGTTCCACCGATGAAGGAGTAGCTTTTCTGGTGAACGCAGAGGGAAAGACGCTTTACCACGGGGGCGACTTAAACTGGTGGCACTGGGAAGAAGAAAGCCGGGCATTTAACGAGATGATGAAGCGCAATTACCAGTATGAGATCCGAAAGATCGAGGGGACGCGGATCGATGCGGCTTTTGTCCCATTAGATCCAAGACAGGAGGAGCAGTATTACTGGGGGATGGATTATTTTATGCGGCATACAGATACCAAAGTGGTTTTTCCGATGCATATGTGGGGAAGGTTTGAAGTTTATGACTGGCTGATGGAAAACCCGGAGGCCGCCGGATATAAGGACAAAGTGATGCAGATCACCCAAACTCCCCAGGAATTTGAATTATAA
- a CDS encoding MogA/MoaB family molybdenum cofactor biosynthesis protein gives MRIAILTANTDIYREKEEDKAGTVIRKLVEDAGNHVVFQKALPTDREVLATVMQRMADNHLADLILTTGGAGCGPMDCTPEATMDVTERLIPGISEVMRIHMMKLTKRSMLNRGIAGIRGDVVIVNLPGKAGAVKECLSYLLPEITHAVEVVKGEA, from the coding sequence ATGAGAATTGCAATTCTTACAGCAAATACAGATATTTATAGAGAAAAAGAAGAAGACAAAGCCGGGACAGTAATCCGTAAGCTGGTGGAAGATGCTGGAAATCATGTCGTGTTTCAGAAAGCGCTGCCTACAGACCGGGAGGTTCTGGCTACTGTGATGCAGAGGATGGCAGACAATCATCTGGCGGACCTGATCCTGACCACTGGCGGGGCGGGGTGCGGGCCGATGGACTGTACGCCTGAAGCTACTATGGATGTGACAGAACGGCTGATACCAGGAATTTCGGAAGTGATGCGGATCCATATGATGAAGCTGACCAAGAGATCTATGTTAAACCGTGGGATCGCTGGGATCCGGGGAGATGTAGTGATCGTAAATCTCCCGGGAAAAGCGGGAGCGGTAAAAGAATGTTTATCTTATCTGCTTCCGGAGATCACCCATGCTGTGGAAGTGGTGAAGGGAGAAGCATAA
- the spoIVA gene encoding stage IV sporulation protein A — protein sequence MNTFQLYKDIQARTKGEIYIGVVGPVRTGKSTLIKRFMDVLVLPHMEDDHRKAQTRDELPQSASGRTIMTTEPKFVPKEAAKVRLSEETEVKVRLIDCVGYMVEGASGHIEEGQERQVKTPWFDHEIPFTKAAEIGTRKVIHEHATIGLVVTTDGSIGEIQRENYREAEGRTIRELQEIGKPFVVLVNSRKPLGEEAGKTAEELEAAYGVRALPVNCEQLKEEDICRIMEAVLYEFPVSEVQFFIPKWVEMLPRDHKIKQDLVEHVRRILDDLGEIKDAASGIETPESIYIEDLRIEHIEMDTGCVQIRVRIGESFYYETLSELTGLPIAGQYELIEAMKDLSALKAEYEEVKDAFTAVKMKGYGVVSPRREEITLEEPVIIKQGNKFGVRIHSEAPSIHLIRANIETEIAPIVGNEQQAQDLADYIKERKESEGGIWETNIFGKSIEELVMDGMKNKISMIGDASQEKLQDTMQKIVNDSNGGLVCIII from the coding sequence ATGAATACGTTCCAACTCTACAAAGATATACAGGCTAGAACAAAGGGAGAGATATACATAGGAGTAGTAGGACCGGTGCGGACCGGAAAGTCCACACTGATCAAACGTTTCATGGATGTATTGGTACTCCCGCATATGGAGGATGATCACAGAAAGGCCCAGACCAGGGATGAACTTCCTCAATCCGCTTCCGGACGCACGATCATGACGACAGAACCCAAATTTGTTCCCAAAGAGGCGGCTAAGGTGCGCTTGTCTGAGGAGACGGAAGTTAAGGTGCGGCTGATCGACTGTGTGGGATACATGGTAGAAGGCGCCTCCGGCCATATTGAGGAAGGACAGGAGCGGCAGGTAAAGACGCCCTGGTTCGATCATGAGATTCCGTTTACCAAGGCGGCGGAGATCGGGACCCGCAAGGTGATCCACGAACACGCCACCATTGGGCTTGTAGTGACTACAGACGGGAGTATAGGGGAGATCCAGCGTGAGAATTACCGGGAAGCGGAAGGAAGGACGATCCGGGAGCTGCAGGAGATCGGCAAGCCGTTTGTCGTTTTGGTGAATTCCAGAAAGCCTCTGGGAGAGGAGGCGGGCAAAACCGCGGAAGAGCTGGAAGCGGCTTACGGGGTAAGGGCATTGCCGGTAAACTGTGAACAGCTAAAGGAAGAAGATATCTGCAGGATCATGGAAGCGGTACTTTATGAATTTCCGGTTTCAGAAGTCCAGTTTTTTATTCCTAAATGGGTGGAAATGCTGCCTAGAGACCATAAGATCAAACAGGATCTGGTGGAACATGTCCGTCGGATTTTAGATGACCTGGGAGAGATCAAGGATGCGGCTTCAGGTATTGAAACGCCTGAGAGCATTTACATAGAGGATCTGCGGATTGAGCATATTGAGATGGATACCGGCTGCGTACAGATCCGGGTGCGGATCGGAGAGAGCTTTTATTACGAGACACTCAGTGAGCTTACAGGGCTGCCGATCGCAGGTCAGTATGAGTTGATCGAGGCGATGAAGGACCTGTCTGCTTTGAAAGCGGAATATGAAGAAGTCAAAGACGCCTTTACCGCTGTGAAAATGAAAGGGTATGGAGTAGTAAGCCCGCGCAGGGAGGAGATTACCCTGGAAGAACCGGTGATCATCAAGCAGGGGAATAAATTCGGGGTAAGGATCCATTCAGAGGCTCCATCCATCCATTTGATCCGAGCTAATATTGAAACGGAGATCGCCCCCATTGTGGGGAATGAGCAGCAGGCTCAGGATTTGGCAGATTACATTAAAGAAAGAAAGGAAAGCGAGGGCGGTATCTGGGAGACCAATATTTTTGGCAAATCTATAGAAGAGCTGGTAATGGATGGAATGAAAAATAAGATTTCTATGATCGGCGATGCCAGCCAGGAGAAGCTGCAGGATACGATGCAGAAGATCGTCAACGACAGCAATGGGGGACTGGTCTGCATTATTATCTAG
- a CDS encoding NAD(P)H-dependent glycerol-3-phosphate dehydrogenase, whose protein sequence is MANVGIIGAGSWGTALALLLHTNGHQITVWSFRKEEAERLSKEREHKSKLPGIKLPEDMEFTGDLEKAVTGKDFIVMAVPSHAARSTARKMNPYIQDGQIIVDVAKGIEEDTLMTLSQQIEQEIPQADVAVLSGPSHAEEVGRGLPTTVVIGAKTKKTAEYLQSMFMNEVFRVYTSPDILGMELGGSLKNVIALAAGIADGMGYGDNTKAALITRGIAEIARLGVKMGGSIESFTGLTGIGDLIVTCASVHSRNRKAGYLMGQGKSMEEAMKEVNMVVEGVYSAKAAVKLGEKYGVSLPIINKVNEVLFNGKDPKEAVNELMLRDSKAENSSLAWKE, encoded by the coding sequence ATGGCAAATGTAGGCATCATAGGGGCGGGAAGCTGGGGAACAGCTCTTGCGTTGCTGCTTCATACAAATGGCCATCAGATCACGGTATGGTCTTTCAGAAAAGAGGAGGCGGAGAGACTTTCTAAGGAAAGAGAGCATAAAAGCAAACTTCCGGGAATCAAGCTTCCTGAGGATATGGAATTTACCGGCGATCTGGAGAAGGCTGTGACCGGGAAAGATTTTATCGTGATGGCTGTTCCGTCTCACGCTGCTAGGAGCACGGCCCGCAAGATGAATCCCTATATTCAGGATGGACAGATTATTGTGGATGTGGCAAAAGGAATCGAAGAAGATACATTGATGACCCTTTCCCAGCAGATCGAACAAGAGATTCCGCAGGCAGACGTCGCGGTCCTGTCCGGCCCAAGCCATGCGGAGGAAGTGGGGAGAGGCCTTCCTACTACTGTGGTGATCGGAGCTAAGACAAAGAAGACGGCTGAGTACCTGCAGAGCATGTTTATGAATGAAGTATTCCGGGTATACACAAGTCCGGATATCCTGGGGATGGAGCTGGGCGGTTCTTTGAAAAACGTGATCGCTCTGGCGGCTGGTATTGCCGATGGAATGGGCTACGGCGACAATACCAAGGCGGCTCTGATCACCAGAGGCATTGCGGAGATCGCGAGACTTGGGGTGAAGATGGGCGGATCTATCGAAAGCTTTACCGGACTTACAGGCATCGGCGACCTGATCGTAACCTGCGCCAGCGTACACAGCCGGAACAGGAAAGCCGGCTACCTTATGGGCCAGGGAAAATCCATGGAGGAAGCCATGAAAGAAGTCAATATGGTAGTGGAAGGTGTGTATTCCGCTAAAGCCGCGGTGAAGCTGGGCGAAAAGTACGGCGTGTCTCTGCCTATCATCAATAAAGTCAATGAGGTACTGTTTAATGGAAAAGACCCGAAAGAAGCGGTCAATGAGCTGATGCTCAGAGATAGTAAAGCGGAGAACAGTTCCTTGGCTTGGAAAGAATAG
- the plsY gene encoding glycerol-3-phosphate 1-O-acyltransferase PlsY: MERLVCVAIGYAFGLIETGYIYGRLHHVDIRQKGSGNVGTTNALRTLGWKAGLVTFLGDCFKCIFAVLLVRFLYRNTFADSGMLSLLSMYAGLGAVLGHNYPFYMRFKGGKGIAVTAGLIASTTNIWMILICIAVFVGTVAATRYVSVGSLVVVIVYMIEVIAYGQMGGYSLTDAHLYEMYGIAVFLVLSAFFKHRANIKRLLNGTENKLSVGKQP, from the coding sequence ATGGAACGGCTGGTTTGTGTGGCTATTGGTTATGCCTTTGGCTTGATCGAGACAGGATATATCTACGGCAGGCTGCATCATGTGGACATCCGGCAGAAAGGAAGCGGCAATGTGGGAACGACCAATGCCCTGCGTACTCTTGGATGGAAAGCTGGACTGGTCACCTTCCTGGGAGATTGTTTTAAATGCATCTTCGCGGTACTGCTGGTACGGTTCCTGTATCGGAATACATTCGCGGACAGCGGCATGCTTTCGCTTTTGTCCATGTACGCGGGATTGGGAGCGGTGCTGGGACATAATTATCCATTCTACATGAGATTTAAAGGCGGAAAAGGGATCGCCGTAACAGCGGGCCTGATCGCAAGTACTACCAATATCTGGATGATCTTGATCTGTATTGCCGTATTTGTGGGAACGGTAGCCGCAACTAGGTATGTGTCTGTGGGGTCGCTGGTGGTGGTCATCGTCTATATGATCGAGGTGATCGCATACGGACAGATGGGAGGATACAGCCTGACCGACGCTCATCTCTATGAGATGTATGGGATTGCTGTCTTCTTAGTGCTTTCGGCCTTCTTTAAGCACCGGGCGAATATAAAGAGGTTATTGAACGGCACAGAGAACAAACTGAGTGTAGGGAAACAGCCTTAG
- a CDS encoding ribosome biogenesis GTPase Der, translated as MSKPIVAIVGRPNVGKSTLFNALAGEKISIVKDTPGVTRDRIYADVSWLDREFTLIDTGGIEPESKDIILSQMREQAQIAIDTADVIIFITDVRQGLVDADAKVADMLRRSGKPVVLTVNKVDSMQKFMADVYEFYNLGIGDPNPISAAGKIGLGDMLDAVIAHFPEAEEGEGEDERPRVAIVGKPNVGKSSIINKLLGQQRVIVSEVAGTTRDAVDTDIMHNGKEYVFIDTAGLRRKNKIKEELERYSIIRTVSAVERADVVLVVIDATEGVTEQDAKITGIAHERGKGIVIVVNKWDAIEKNDRTMREYEQEIRRVLSFVPYAEIMYISAQTGQRLRQIYDKIDMVIENQNLRVATGVLNEIIMEAVAMQQPPSDKGKRLKLYYATQVAVRPPSFVLFVNDKELMHFSYTRYLENKIREAFGFRGTSLRFFVRERKGKEK; from the coding sequence ATGAGTAAACCGATCGTAGCTATCGTGGGAAGGCCAAATGTAGGAAAGTCTACACTTTTTAACGCGCTGGCGGGAGAAAAGATTTCTATTGTCAAAGATACGCCTGGAGTGACAAGAGACCGGATTTATGCAGATGTAAGCTGGCTGGACCGGGAATTTACCCTGATCGATACCGGAGGCATCGAACCGGAGAGCAAAGATATCATCCTTTCCCAGATGCGGGAGCAGGCTCAGATCGCCATTGATACGGCGGATGTGATCATATTCATCACAGACGTGCGTCAGGGATTAGTGGATGCGGACGCCAAAGTAGCGGATATGCTGCGCCGCTCCGGGAAGCCGGTTGTGCTGACTGTTAATAAAGTGGACAGTATGCAGAAATTTATGGCGGATGTATATGAATTCTATAATTTAGGGATTGGCGATCCCAATCCGATCTCAGCCGCCGGCAAGATCGGCCTGGGAGATATGCTGGACGCGGTCATCGCCCATTTCCCGGAGGCGGAAGAAGGGGAAGGAGAAGATGAGCGTCCCCGTGTAGCCATCGTGGGAAAACCAAACGTGGGGAAATCTTCGATCATCAACAAGCTGCTGGGACAGCAGCGGGTGATCGTGTCAGAAGTGGCGGGAACTACGAGAGACGCGGTAGACACAGATATCATGCACAACGGCAAAGAGTATGTATTCATCGATACGGCCGGACTGCGCAGAAAGAATAAGATCAAAGAGGAACTGGAGCGCTACAGTATTATTCGGACGGTGTCGGCGGTGGAACGGGCAGATGTAGTGCTGGTAGTCATCGACGCTACAGAAGGAGTTACCGAACAAGACGCCAAGATCACAGGGATCGCCCATGAGAGAGGGAAGGGCATTGTGATCGTGGTAAATAAGTGGGATGCCATTGAGAAAAACGACCGGACTATGCGGGAGTACGAGCAGGAGATCCGCCGGGTGCTCTCCTTTGTACCTTACGCTGAAATCATGTATATCTCCGCACAGACAGGACAGAGGCTGCGGCAGATCTATGATAAGATCGATATGGTCATTGAGAATCAGAACCTGCGGGTGGCTACCGGAGTATTAAATGAGATCATTATGGAGGCGGTGGCAATGCAGCAGCCGCCTTCTGATAAGGGAAAACGGCTGAAACTTTACTATGCCACACAGGTAGCGGTAAGACCGCCAAGTTTTGTACTGTTTGTCAACGATAAGGAATTGATGCATTTTTCTTATACCAGATATCTGGAGAATAAGATTCGTGAGGCATTTGGCTTCCGGGGAACCTCTTTGAGGTTTTTCGTGCGTGAGAGAAAGGGGAAAGAGAAGTAA